In one Gadus morhua chromosome 7, gadMor3.0, whole genome shotgun sequence genomic region, the following are encoded:
- the LOC115546561 gene encoding zona pellucida-like domain-containing protein 1, with protein MYLFISLLLGSMVLKSHQLVLSDCGDTYRSPEYNDISVECGTSTISLAILLCPVVFTGYNESLLILNKLSDDPQCKGTMDESVTPPVIRFEFPLNATNSCGSVFKTTSAVGTGVFSDFSNIERVNISGMVRSHDVTTGTVTYNAELKYYFSCSYPLEYLINNTRLDVATSSIAVTDNNGSFISTLKMELYSDINYTTPLIIPLEGIELRTVVFVQVVATNLTAQYNVLLDRCYASTAPNPTDTSIFNLFVSSCSSDQFTTMLMNGDNQNARFSFPAFRFIEQQNQTVSTYYLHCITRLCEISTCSKFKECGERRKRDVNNIADDGVTNSTTLTSANPIVTRAENVVTSKEEALSGGNSSSTTGLGIAVGVLAAVVIMVGGMAFLVYKRAKHL; from the exons ATGTACCTTTTCATCAGTCTACTCTTGGGCTCTATGGTACTCAAAAGCCATCAATTGGTATTGTCTGACTGTGGAGATACTTACAGAAGTCCAG AATACAATGACATCTCAGTGGAATGTGGCACATCTACAATTTCCCTGGCCATCCTTCTCTGCCCTGTGGTCTTCACCGGCTACAACGAATCTCTGCTCATTCTCAATAAATTGTCGGACGACCCGCAGTGCAAGGGCACCATGGACGAGAGTGTAACCCCACCAGTCATACGCTTTGAGTTCCCGCTCAATGCCACCAACTCCTGTGGGAGCGTCTTCAAG ACCACCAGCGCGGTCGGGACGGGCGTCTTCTCAGACTTCTCCAACATCGAGAGGGTGAACATCAGCGGCATGGTGAGGTCCCACGACGTCACCACGGGGACCGTCACATACAACGCAGAGCTGAAGTACTACTTCTCCTGCTCTTACCCTTTGGAGTACCTCATCAACAACACCCGCTTGGACGT GGCGACATCATCCATTGCAGTGACGGACAACAATGGGAGCTTCATCAGTACTCTGAAAATGGAGCTCTACAGC GATATCAACTACACCACCCCTCTCATCATACCACTGGAAGGTATAGAGCTGAGAACCGTAGTATTTGTCCAGGTCGTGGCAACTAACCTGACCGCACA GTACAACGTCCTCCTGGACCGTTGCTACGCCTCCACCGCTCCTAACCCCACTGACACCAGCATCTTCAACCTCTTTGTCTCTTC GTGCTCCAGTGACCAGTTCACGACCATGCTGATGAACGGCGACAACCAAAATGCTCGCTTCTCCTTCCCCGCGTTCCGCTTCATCGAGCAGCAGAACCAGACCGTGTCCACCTATTATTTGCACTGCATCACCAGACTGTGCGAGATTAGCACCTGCAGCAAATTCAAG GAGTGTGGCGAAAGGAGAAAAAGAGATGTCAATAATATTGCTGACGATGGAGTTACAAATTCCACCACCCTCACATCAGCAAATCCCATTGTTACAAGAGCTGAGAATG TTGTCACATCCAAAGAGGAAG CTCTTTCAGGTGGGAATTCCAGCTCCACAACGGGACTGGGAATCGCTGTGGGCGTCCTGGCTGCTGTGGTCATTATGGTTGGTGGCATGGCATTCCTCGTCTACAAGAGGGCCAAACACCTTTAA